One genomic region from Antedon mediterranea chromosome 3, ecAntMedi1.1, whole genome shotgun sequence encodes:
- the LOC140045072 gene encoding uncharacterized protein, protein MYITKKEKTVILNYFDKLVPAEIRARGKQAIKIYKEELKTGSMSVVNSRCMFLGKEGAGKTSCVKAMVGERFNSAEQSTDGIVTTTVFQAKKDCSQWKKIKDVNDIELSEQIRSHALGEKVDKRLQEEGNVGTWAKFKNGMYKMVRRKEKVSDITSVWDYAGQLDYYITHRFFLTNTVSYCVAFNVMDNLDEPAKPRDLKIGQLGMTNLDMNLFWIRSIYEHTVSQHGSGNTISIDGKNIESPPICLVATHVDNLSGTASEKEEEVMKMYKKMFDKMEGMPYAHHVDREMYMVDNTMKSPEGITKLKRNVGRYMKEMVREVPVKWVNLQESLQRIGETKLCITFDEVSRIGTECEISKEGLATAIEYMNDIGIILHSSTNKKLKNTVITDLQMMIQMVTKVITVVKPSIKVKQISVLWKRLDEEGMLEERLLRYLWKQQLEEDPHRFEIFTEVMKTFGLLFEKLKVTEGDRVFLVPSRMKTEEESLEVETDKKNMVSIYLTPIDFLPNAVYNTLVVAFLDLMEEKNKDGDQLVSQNRSEFDFKDHGVNLGTVKIENKHALKLEITHLTEVDGNARGQMKEPQPSFCIEVLSYLMHQLETVLVTREGVGYNLCVLCTACNPAEKPHLHDLKKCLKLDTNSVKCGNERMMTNHLKWLFLEDTTTATPLSTSSLETDAPIAAPLAASSLGTGKVNTSQEQFNKLKYDLGLLYIGERLLLLKCCLFEHVDLQHLGKSSCTANYLLNQLHERRYITPTNVRLLLEVAEISQLKDAEDLINQYVVTNKVPNTDEGTKSVSPYRKRLCMALQQFDPHKLNDVIAYYGLNLLSLPTIWELVFHLESNRKLLEESERKRLAELLGPIAERILFNDE, encoded by the exons ATGTACATaacgaaaaaagaaaaaactgtGATTTTGAACTATTTTGACA AATTAGTTCCTGCAGAGATACGTGCCAGGGGTAAACAagctattaaaatatataaagaagaACTTAAAACTGGTAGCATGTCTGTTGTGAATTCAAGATGTATGTTTCTGGGAAAAGAGGGTGCTGGCAAGACTAGCTGTGTAAAGGCTATGGTTGGAGAAAG ATTCAATTCTGCAGAACAATCCACAGATGGAATCGTTACAACCACAGTGTTTCAAGCAAAGAAGGATTGTAGTCAATGGAAAAAGATAAAAGATGTAAATG ATATTGAGCTATCAGAGCAAATTCGTTCACATGCTTTAGGAGAAAAGGTTGATAAAAGGTTACAAGAAG AAGGCAATGTTGGAACCTGGGCTAAATTTAAGAATGGTATGTATAAGATGgtaagaagaaaagaaaaagtgAGTGACATAACTAGTGTATGGGACTACGCTGGTCAACTAGACTACTATATAACGCACAGG TTTTTCctgacaaatacagtatcatacTGTGTTGCTTTCAATGTCATGGACAACTTGGATGAGCCAGCTAAACCACGGGATTTAAAAATA GGTCAGCTAGGAATGACTAATTTGGACATGAATTTGTTCTGGATAAGGTCCATTTATGAACATACTGTGTCACAACATGGTTCAGGAAACACTATTTCAATTGATGGCAAGAACATAGAGTCACCTCCCATCTGTTTGGTTGCAACTCATGTGGACAACTTGTCAGGGACAGCATCAGAAAAAGAGGAGGAG GTTATGAAGATGTACAAGAAAATGTTTGATAAAATGGAAGGAATGCCATATGCTCACCATGTAGATCGTGAAATGTACATGGTTGATAACACCATGAAATCACCTGAAGGTATTACAAAACTTAAGCGAAACGTTGGTAGATACATGAAGGAAATGGTGAGAGAAGTTCCAGTAAAGTGGGTTAATTTACAGGAAAGTTTGCAAAGAATTGGTGAAACAAAATTGTGTATTACGTTTGATGAG GTTTCCAGGATTGGCACTGAATGTGAAATATCCAAAGAGGGGCTCGCCACTGCCATAGAGTATATGAATGACATTGGGATCATTTTGCATTCAAGTACTAACAAAAAACTGAAGAACACTGTGATAACAGATCTTCAAATGATGATTCAAATGGTGACAAAAGTGATCACGGTAGTTAAACCGTCTATTAAAGTG aagCAAATCAGTGTGCTGTGGAAAAGGCTTGATGAGGAAGGAATGCTGGAGGAAAGACTGCTACGGTATTTATGGAAACAGCAGTTGGAGGAAGATCCACATCGCTTTGAAATCTTTACTGAAGTGATGAAGACATTTGGTTTGCTCTTTGAGAAATTGAAG GTAACCGAAGGTGATCGGGTATTCCTGGTTCCATCTCGAATGAAAACCGAGGAAGAGAGTCTTGAAGTTGAAACggacaaaaaaaatatggtttCAATCTATCTTACACCTATAGACTTTCTTCCTAATGCTGTCTACAATACATTGGTTGTTGCATTTCTGGACTTGATGgaggaaaaaaataaagatggCGACCAACTTGTGTCTCAAAACCGCAGTGAATTTGACTTTAAGGATCATGGAGTCAATCTAGGCACagtgaaaattgaaaacaagCATGCATTAAAG CTTGAAATAACTCATCTGACTGAAGTTGATGGTAATGCTAGAGGCCAAATGAAAGAACCGCAGCCAAGTTTCTGCATAGAG GTGTTAAGTTATCTAATGCATCAACTAGAAACTGTACTTGTCACTAGAGAAGGAGTTGGCTACAATCTATGTGTGTTGTGTACTGCTTGTAATCCAGCAGAGAAGCCTCATTTACATGATCTCAAAAAGTGCTTGAAACTAGATACTAATAGTGTTAAATGTGGCAATGAACGCATGATGACCAATCATTTAAAGTGGCTATTTCTGGAAG ATACAACAACTGCTACTCCTCTGTCTACAAGCTCATTAGAGACAG ATGCACCTATTGCTGCTCCTTTGGCTGCAAgctcattagggacaggtaaag TAAATACATCACAAGAACAATTCAACAAGTTGAAGTATGATCTTGGTTTACTCTATATTGGTGAGCGACtgcttttgttgaaatgctGTCTATTTGAACACGTAGACTTACAGCACCTTGGCAAGTCAAGTTGCACAGCAAATTACCTATTAAACCAACTACATGAACGTCGTTATATCACACCTACTAATGTCCGTCTGTTGCTAGAGGTGGCTGAGATTTCACAGTTGAAAGATGCTGAAGATCTCATAAATCAATATGTTGTAACCAACAAGGTTCCAAACACTGATGAAGGAACAAAGTCAGTTTCACCATATAGGAAACGATTGTGCATGGCATTGCAGCAATTTGACCCACATAAGTTAAATGATGTAATTGCTTACTATGGATTGAACTTATTAAGTTTACCAACAATTTGGGAATTAGTGTTTCACCTAGAAAGCAATAGAAAATTACTAGAAGAATCAGAAAGAAAGAGATTGGCTGAGCTTCTTGGACCAATCGCTGAGAGAATACTATTCAATG atgaaTGA